One stretch of Podospora pseudoanserina strain CBS 124.78 chromosome 4, whole genome shotgun sequence DNA includes these proteins:
- a CDS encoding hypothetical protein (EggNog:ENOG503NWBU; COG:O), whose product MGGELGSDLFRVMIQGLYCITSAKREVSISYHISLSLSTSSPHLTLPTTLISPPFTSNHPPKMSLCKSCHQPLILQFESDSEDESLPPPADQPPIPDDLHLPCQCHFHWQCLLDLSSTVALTLSCPSCTTYLPSNPPTGSGSASGSSTNPFLPTSQAAQILTTYTNEGGVQENLNILPHLTEEAYLSANPQFRPAKALHTLASEGDTAGILELLADVDADEDITLSLPQLLCWQDPLNESKTAMHLALENEQEEVFWLLLWLESGVHTSVFPEQVMQSCEGVGLPRRGTVPQEEDVRFIKDGKGRTAGDLCQELGGAWGSYAEMLGMI is encoded by the exons AT GGGCGGTGAGTTAGGGAGTGACCTTTTCAGGGTCATGATTCAGGGGTTATACTGCATAA CTTCAGCAAAACGTGAGGTGAGCATATCTTATCACATATCACTCTCACTCAG TACCTcgtcacctcacctcaccttaCCTACAACCCTCATATCTCCGCCTTTCACCtcaaaccaccctcccaaaatgTCCCTCTGCAAATCCTGCCACCAACCCTTAATCCTCCAATTCGAGTCCGACTCAGAAGACGagtccctccccccccctgcagaccaaccccccatccccgacgacctccacctcccttGCCAATGCCATTTCCACTGGCAATgcctcctcgacctctcctccaccgtcgccctcaccctcagctGCCCCTCCTGCACCACctacctcccctccaacccccccaccggTTCCGGTTCCGCCTcaggctcctccaccaaccccttcctccccacctcccaagcCGCCCAAATCCTCACAACCTACACCAACGAAGGCGGCGTTCAAGaaaacctcaacatcctcccccacctaACCGAAGAAGCCTACctctccgccaacccccaGTTCCGCCCCGCCAAAGCCCTCCACACCCTCGCCAGCGAGGGGGACACGGCCGGCATTCTTGAGTTGTTGGCTGATGTCGACGCTGACGAGGACATCACCCTTTCTCTGCCTCAGCTCCTCTGCTGGCAGGACCCTTTGAACGAGTCCAAGACTGCGATGCACCTCGCTCTTGAGaacgagcaggaggaggtaTTTTGGCTGCTTTTGTGGCTCGAGAGCGGGGTTCACACTTCTGTTTTTCCAGAGCAGGTGATGCAGAGTTGTGAGGGTGTGGGCCTGCCGAGACGGGGGACGGTTccccaggaggaggatgtcagGTTTATtaaggatgggaaggggaggacGGCGGGGGATTTGTGCCAGGAGTTGGGGGGCGCATGGGGGAGTTATGCGGAGATGTTGGGGATGATTTga